The Musa acuminata AAA Group cultivar baxijiao unplaced genomic scaffold, Cavendish_Baxijiao_AAA HiC_scaffold_1137, whole genome shotgun sequence genome segment CTATAAGTCAAAACACCCAAAAGTTTAGTTGCATAAGTTGGAAATATGATTGTTCTTGTGTCGGCAACCTAACTAGGTTTATAGCTATCAAATTTGGATTGAATTAAAATATCCTCCTCTTTTGGTTCTATTATAGGATCCAATGACAAGGATGAGCTCTGGTATTTATTAGCATCAATGTCATCATGGAACGAGGTGGCACTTTTATTACAATATGCAATAAGCCAACTCTGTTTTTCGACAGAAGACATTGCCCTTTCCAAATTGGATTAATTCTTCCTGAATAATGTCTTTTTAGCTTATGTATATGGAGATATTTTTGCAAAAGCAtataatttgataattttatcCAAAGCTGGTCTTTATGTTCTTTTAGAACTTCACTCATGTTTAATTATGTACAAAATTTGCTGCTATTTTACCTTGGTATCCATAATTTATATTCTCCTTTCTGAATTTTGCGTATTATTTTCCCAAAATTGTTGTAGGCTACTTTTTAATACTCTGAGTCTACAATCATGTTCTTGTATGGTAATTAAACTGGTATAAACCAATTGCATTCACATAAGAAATTTTAGAATTTTTAGCACTGAAGTCCTATTCACGTGAGATTTTCAGCGAAAATTTATTAAACATGACATCTAGATACTTCCTAGAATTATTTTTGTGCATGTTTTTTGTAGGAGGTAGATCCTTTACTAAAAAACCTACTTCGTTTCATGAATCCGCAATTTAAACCTGCATTTGTCTTATAAACATGTGTCCCTGGCCGCTATTATGAATTCATATGGCTTTGCTTTTTTCCTGAATTTTAATTTCCATAAGCTAATTATATTTTGTATTGTATGATGCCTATTGATGATTGGTCTTGCTTGATCAAAGCTTTGGAATCTTTATGAATTTGTAAAGCAGTATTTCCTATGTTAAAGGAAGATCTTATTATCTCTTTTCATGTTGGCCAAGTGGACATTTGTGTTGGCTACCATTTAATTTTTGGTACGTCCTTAAACTTTGAACATTTCTCCACTAGCCATTGTGATTTATTCTCCTTATCGTATTCCTTATGTGCATAATATTTTAGTCTAGAACATGTGTTTTTTCCTTAATATAGGCATTCCAAGTACTCCTAAAACAACTTAAAAGTTCTTTGTTGAGTACTCATGTATGAAACTATACTTACAACTCAGCTCATATATGAAACTATAGCTAGTGGTCCATCATCGATGGAGGAGTGTAACTAGCAATCACCAAGGTCACATCTCCAAGAAGCTTGAGGAAGCAACCAATATTTGATTGCTTCCTTAGCGTTTGCTAGGGGCGAGTTGAATTTGGAGATGTTTAATCTTTAACCATATGATTTAATGatcttataatataaatttttaaccatAGAATTTGGAGATGTTTGATCTTGGCTGGAACATGCTAAGAAGGGGAGAAGATAAAAAGGGGATATGTTGCCAGCGAGAGTAGGTGTGACAATAGTTGTTGCTTGTAAAGGGAGAAGATAGTAGTTTGGAGAGGAGAAAGTGCGACGACTCATATGAAAGGGAGAAGAGGGTAGAGAGAGGGGATTACCACCAGAGGGGAGGGGTTGCTGGTCGTAGTTTGTCGATTGCTATTCGCCAAGCACTGTTGATCGCCAATCACCATTCACTACTGATTGCCAATCATCCTTCATTGTCGATTGCGAGGAGAGTCGCAAGGAGGGCAAGCCAATTCCTTCATTAGGCAAATCATTTCTTATTTAGGGATTCTCAGCTTCAATAtgtttaatttaatatatataatcatatatatatataattaaatatataaattagtgGCAAAACATGCGCTGTCACTAATATAGATTTTGATGACAAAtaagaaattattgtcaattaagatgttatttatcataatatatttttttatcaagaaTTAAAAACTTTTGTGACATAGTTGGTAATAATATCGTCACTAATATCCAAATTTTAAGGATTTAgtgataaattatggtttatcatcaaaattttatttagtGATAAAACTaaatatctaatgaaatgttttcTTGTAGTGTTCTTGAGCATTAGCTTGGACTTCTTGAGCTTACTAGCTCGGCTTCTTGAGGCTTCTCTTACTATCGCCTCTCTCTAATTTCTCTCCCTTGCTTACCCTTTCCTTGTATAGCTGTAGAGGGGTAAAACTCCTTACTAGAGAAGCACTAGAGTCTAACTCTCAGTCCACACAAAGGACTCATAGATTCTCAATTGGAATCTAACTCTAAGTCTCATGTAGGGACTCCTACTCAGTCTTCTCAACTCGAGTCAAACTCCAGTTGAGCTCGGGCTTGTCTTTGGGTTGATCAAACTTAGAGTTGAGTTGTGATTAGGAATTTACTAACAGTTGACACGTAGTTACCATGTGTCATCCAAGTCATCCTCCAACGTATACAAAGATTCAAAACAGAGAAACACAAGCTTCCTTCTCGTTCATCATGGTAAGGAAGATAATCACTAAGTTCCTTCTCTCCCATTATGATATGGAAAGCAATCCTAAACTCTCTTTTCTTCCTTTATGACAAGGaaagatattataaattttttcctCTCCTTCAAGatataaaaacacatcctaaacaGTGAAATGGGAAGAATCTCTCTCAACTCTCCTGAGCTCTACAAAACCCCCTCCACTTTGCTAACTTGAGCATCAGAGGGGTTGGGTCAGAATATCCCCTCGACGTTGGCTGCTTGTGTAGGACCCAGGCGCGTTTAAGGAGCACCTCGGAGTGGCACCAATGTGCACCTCGAGTGACCCCGAACTTCCTCCAACAGACAATTCGCACCTCGAGGTGATGCGGAGCATCAACAGACAAGACCAAGGCGCACCTTGGGACAACTCAGAACATCCTTCAGCAAAACCTCAAGAGTCCACTTGTCACCCCAACCTCACGCTCGAATCACACCCTCGCGATTCGCTTAGGTTTCTGGACGGGTCCGTATTTTCGAAACAGAACCAGGCCGTGTTGGCTCTTTAGTCAACGACACTCGAGGTCACAACAAGTTGGTTTCATCATCTCTAATCATGGTTCTCCTTATTTGGAGTTGAATATGAAATTGAAGATGGGGTAACTCTGGTTCATTGGCTTCTTTTGTGAACTACTTTGTTGAATCAGATTCTACCCTTTGTGTCCTACTTGACTATTTTGCGCCAAATGTCATggtactaaccttctttttaacaatggtgTATTCATCCAAAGCCTTCTCTTGGTCGATCACCAAGTCATACATCAAAGGTAGTATCGATGGATCAAACACATTCAAGTTCTCCGTACATCTCTATGTATAgaggaaaccgtatgagtctgatagcaccatgcctggtatacgatctctggatattagatagatgagggactataggtacttggtaactaaggacaaacaagtctaatggattggatttccctgtatcgtctggggactatagcgtagtggcctagtacgtccgcagtcgatgagtcgagtgaattattatggggataataattcgTTGAGCTATAagtagttctgataggtatgactcacggctagctcgatatttgacctagagggtcatacacatatagtaggcattacgataagtaaaggttcgaatatgagatatatgccggaccccctatcttattggatatctaataagcctcaTAATTataggatcatatggatgagatccaataagagccgatgagagattattggatagagatccactaatctaagaggctttagtAGTTGaacgaagatccaatacccaataaggtaggttccattagggttaagttgacaggggacctctataaataggagggaatcagtggttcataggatagagcctttgcttgcctcttttattctcctccccctcttcacctcagagcagACTTGGAGTttggaggagcgtcgtcgtaaccttgCTGTGtgtatcatcgctagagaggagggcgcttgacctccttcaccctctcctagagatctgtagggattcagggatatatgatctccgtacgtaacacaatctatctcacacatggttttctgtttcgcagattttgcgtaccaatcttcctacgatgacgaacatatctttgggaattgaggatttgttttctgttcttctgctgcgcatttgATGTAGCTGAAAAGACCCTAAgcttttatcgtaaaagaaagaagggaatagagaatgatcgcttcgaggggaacgacctccttgattgcttcgaggggatcggcctcctagggtttgtccatagactggaataatatttcattgattgattgattttcgaaaagaaagggttacatcactatttatagagttccacccagagtccaccaggacttagactctaataataaataaatattaaataaatctctacctgattctaattgaaccaaatagactcaataaataattgaactaaacatactcaataaatattattgaaaagctcagaaaaaaggtcctaacaattcctccctcttcaaatctgccttgtcctcaaggttgagcagcatcaaactcggggagcttctctttcagcactttagtcttAGGCTATctataacgcatcacaacccgttgatcaagtaagtatggtctccactttctgACAGTGTATACAACAGGttggtcttttagtgtagtaattgtTGCAAGAATCtcgtggccctgtataatcaaattTTTCTTTGAACATTtgttatcacaagttaaaattcgtccatcaacgatctttacttcgaatctgtcacagccttcaatgtggtaagctaatcgagcTGCAACTttcttgtccataaaattattagtgctgcacgtatcaatcaaaatagtgacaggctgatgcttcaaagttcctctgattttcatagtttgtgggttagcataaccAGCCAATGTATGCACTGtatatgtgatggcttcaatatctttatCAGTTTCcgcaccttcatgatcggagtccaactcttctgcttctgATTTCTCCTCGATCTTCTTAATTATCATAAGTTTTCCCTGTTTGCATCGGTGctacttactccacttttcatcgcaatgctagCATAAACCCTTCGTTGATCTTTTTttaagttcttctcgggttagtctataAGTGATAGGATTTCGACTGGGAGTAGATGGGGTGTGTTGCTTGCTGATTACCTATTTATTGACACCTCTGTTTCGACGTTATTCCatgttgattttttcctcatgcaggcATGTAAATGAAATCATAGCTACAATGgtgcagggttgacgagccttaacttcacaccgaatctccgaattaagcccttcaataaatgtatccagaagttgtcgttccgactaatctctagcttgatttgacaatctttcaaacctgctatgatattccaacactgtagaagtctgacaaattttggcgagctgcccatcaacattctcgtaTTCAAATGGTCCAAAACGAATAACAAGTCTTCTTTTAAATTGCTCTCACGAGCAGACTTTGTGGcatgtttcgtaccaatcatgcaACTGGATTGTATctccctctaattttttttttattgaggcTATTtcgaccttggattcttctggagttctgtgaaaacgaaaaaaaatttctgccctagagatccatacCTGTCTATTAGTATATCCCAttataccatgtgtcggtatgttGGTGCATACCGTATCGATGGCCAGTCAATAGTTCGGTACGAACCGATAAGATGAACCACACTAGGGAgaataagaaggaagaaggaatagGAAGTCAAAGAAAGAGGAAGTCCATAGAAGAGGAGGAGACATCAAAGATGAGGTAGGCAGTAGGGCAGTTAAGCGACAGACAATAGAGAGACACTTGCGAGTTGTGAGCCATTACGCATCAGGCAATggtgtttaaagaaaaaacagTCACTTTGGGTGTTTGGCATCCTAGTTCAAGCACTGGTCAATACTATCTGGAATTTACAGTAAaagattaagtacacatgtcatgGTAAATAACGATCAGTTCGGACCGATCCATAGTAAATTAAATTCCCTGTTGTAAATAAAGATGATGCAAGAGGAATGGAGAATTTGAACTCTCAACAGATGGAAGTAGGATGGGCAGATGAAGAGATGAGGTGGGATGGAAGATATGCAATATCGAAGTGCTCTAATAGCCAAGGAACTAAAAGTTAGACACCTGACTTGCGTCATTATCCACTTGGTACAGTAGTATGATCTGAAGTGTTGGTACATCTGATAAAGTACTAAACATTTTGTAAAATTAAGCAGTTGGCCTGATATGgtacactttgtaatgatatgctGTGATATTTAGATCCATGCAGAAAATTGATTGACCAATCACCGATATAAGTTTGAACAATTCCCTATTCTGAAAAATCAGAGAACTTTTTTTCAATAAATGAATGGTCAGATCAAATGTTAAAAACTTGTATTGGACcagtttttaaaattttgataccgagcatagcaacaaagaggagatcCATTAGCAATCCCATCTATAATGGTTGGGAATAAATATTTTTGTCTTTGTTGTCAGTATTAATTAGTTATTTTAAAAGGACCGTCTTTTGTGAATGGAAGTATATGCTTGATTATATTTACAGCATCTCActgctgttttttttttcttccactcCATGTAAACTGTTTTTTGCATATTATAATTGTTACGCCTGCTGCCACAATTTCGATCATCTGATTAGAGTTGATTCACCTTTGCAGATTAATACTATGCTCCATGGCCTTTCTGAAGAAGAGTTTGGGCCACAAATTCATTTCAGGGAGTACTCATTCCTGCAGAATACATCAGTGCCCAAacatgtaaaaatattattgtATCAATATGCAATACTTAGTAGCTCGTGCAGTTTTTCAGCGGCTCATACATATCTTTCAATCCCAATAACCTTTTTTTATTATGGATTCAGGTGAAGGAATCATTACTTAATGTTCAACTTTGTGATGCACATTCCAAAGGATGCAATATATCCGATGGAACAACTAGCCGTGGTTTCATCCAATTTCCCAGAAATAGCACTGAGCAGATGGTACATACAtctaatgattaaattttgattatgtaatGGTTTAAGATCATAATAATAATGGTGGTAGGATAAGATTGTCTGTTCATTTGGTGGGAGCACATTTTCTAATGGTATTAACTAAGCAAAGTTCAGTTAGAAAGCAGACAACTTAGTATTATAGTCTTGGAACCTTAAACCTTTGACTTTCTATTGTTGTCCATATTCTATGTGTTCTTCTAAGGCCTCTTGATACAATGCCAAAAAGCAGAGCAAAGAACTGGTTTCTTCTTACAAGCTCTAGAAACGTGTATTTGTGTTTTTAACGGACTTTGTTATTTTTTTGTCTTATAGTTAATCAGACATGGTCATGACACATGGATATgattattttgtatttttttttccatGAAAAGGGTAGATGCTTGAAGCTTTTACTGATGTACTCTAGAAAAGTTCAGAAGCTTTGCTAAATAGTTTGCCAATTTGTCTTACAGTACATGCAAGTATTCTCCCAGTACAAAGATATCAAAGTCTTGCACTTTTCATCCATGGCGAATGCCTTCCAAgggttcaatgatgaggtaagcaTTATCGTACATTTTTTTTTTGGCTAAAAATTTCTTTTCTATATCACTATTTTGTTCTAGATGATAACGTGATGAGTTGATTTAGGCAAGAGAAGTAAAATTTAGAAATCGCATGAAGAGATATGTTGGAATGTGGTGTTGCGTAGAGAACCGTGACCCTGGCcacatatactatgacatataCTGGGATGAGAAACCAGAATGGAAACCTGAACCACCTCGAACTAGTCAAGATGATCATCCACCTTGGGATTGAACATTATATTTGCTTGTCATGAAAGATCATCGTCATCTGAAGTTTCAGACATAATTATACTTGTTGAAAACTTTATTCATCTTATaaatgagaattttttgatgtattTTTGTCTCAAAAGTTCTTTTTGTACGGAATAAAAATCGAGAGGTTCCTTGAGGGAGCAATTTTGAGTGTCCATGGTTTTAATAGTCAACTTTTCAGCAttgtgtttttatttatttgttctcTCTCAAAGAAGTTGACAACTCAATGTGGCACTTTTGGGACGATATGCATATTTTAAACAGATAGAGGTTTTTAACGTCTtatgttttgtttttctttctcactcCCTCTTCCACTCTTTGTATATATACTATCATTCATTGATCATTACATCCTACTAATAAATCTTCCTTTTCTGAGGTAGAGGCAATTTGTAGTAATATTAGATGGATTCATGTAAAGGATATTGTGTCTAAGAGGGGAGATCTATTTAGATCTTCCTTATACTCTTAAAAGAGTAATTTTGGATGAATATCTATTGATGCTTCTGTTTTTGCTGAgttgggagagatatatgaatacttTTACTGTTATATTCCTTTATTGTATTGGTTTTTATATGGTTGACATGTGAGGGCTAGCTTAAGCTCTTATGTTGTCTTCCTTTATTGTATTGGTTTTTATATTGTACTTCTAAGTAATTGTCTCATAGATCCTGTATCTATATATATGAAGAAGAAAtcagaaggggattcttatttgtacaaatAATACTTTGAACTTGCAACAAGCTTGAAAAAATTAGCGATACTTTTTTATCTTTTAAGTTGTTCTATcggatatatatataacacatacaacatatacacacaaacaaACTCACagcacatatatacacacaacacatatATACATAACAAACAAAACACAACACcaaataacacacacacatacaacaCAAACACACTcacaatacacacaacacacattttACCATCACTCTCCTACCATATTTTAGATCTATAATAAAGGTTTATGTTTTTGGATGATTTTATCATATAATGTAATTTCTCAAGTAGACAAATCATGAATGctaacttattttaccatcactCTCCTTTCAACATGAGTTTATTATTTGATGTTTCTTCTCAAACCTCATCTTGAAGCACTCTTTTTATTCAACTCAAGGTTTACTATTACAtacaattttttccttttttatattttagatctAGGACAAACGTCTGGGTTGGCCCAGAATGTAACTTTCTGCATCTATATAAGTCTTTTTATTATTAGATGTCAAAATTTATTTTAGTGTCATATCTCGATCAAAAGTTTAGGTCTCCGAACTAAGTGGAGTTGGGTTTTGGGTGTTTTAGGTAAACTAAGCCAGGTTCAACATGTCTAGCTTCCTATCAAGTGCCAAGAGAGACTTATCCAACTTATTGCATTTTCTagtatttatcatgataaggattAGTATGATCATGATGATTTATTAGACCTCTTTAGTTCACATCACTAGTCATGACCAGTGTGATGACTGATGACTGTGGTACATATCTAGGGAGTGAGGGTGGGTGAGTCACATCTGTAATTTGTATTTAGTTACAGTGTTTCGTAAATTATGTGTGACTTATTGTATTTTCAGACATTTATCTTTTTTGAAACAGAGAAAGCTTCATTGAATCATTGCAAGAAAGTTACGACATTCTCGCCTAGACCTTCCCAAAATTTTCACACACTTTAGGTTATAATTGGTAACTTGCAAGATTATTTTCTCAAACTATATCGCATGCTAAGACGGTTGTATttggaaatattttaaaaatgttaAAACCAAATGGCATTCTAATGGTTGTTCATAGGTGCATGAGTTTCGTTTGTCTTTTTAGATCTACTAACACGTCTTTGTCTCATGTGGTTGACTATACTTGAAAGAAGGCATCCATACCGGATCTCGTTGTATTCCTTAGACTTCTGATTCCATGTCTTCGATGAAGTTTCTCTGGATACGCAGGATTTATAGCGGAATATGATAATACATATTTTCGACTCTAGCCATATCACCACTCGCGTCCTTGCCACATCAGCTTGAGGGAGGACTTTCACACACCAAGACAGAAGCCATGCCGAGGCACCCGTCGGTACGTCCCGTCTCGGAAGGCTCAGGACGGCGCGTCGCCTGGCACCGTTCCGCGTATTCCGGGACGACAACCGTACGAAGGTACCACCTCTCCACTCGGGATCGATTGTCGTGCCAAACCCGTGTATAGCCGATCCTCGCATAAGTAGTATAAAAGCCTCTGACCGACGTCAGGCTAGGGGAGGATAAAAAATAACACACCACATATATAACACACAAAGACACATACAtaatacacatacatacacaacacacaacacatacacatatatatgaacacaacacacacatcaaACAATACACAACACTCACACACACAAAATATACACCTACACTCATACACAACACACCACACAACAAACACATAGAActtataacacacacaacactcacatgcataacacacacaacactcacacgcataacacacacacacacacacacacaacacaacacaatacaacacacacacatcacacaaacaacacacatacacatatacaactcataacacacacaactcaaattACAACACCTACTAcacatacaatatatatatatatatatataacaaacaacacacaacacaatacaacacacacacatcacacaaacaacacacacatatatcacATACAACACCTACTACACATATAATAaacagcacacacacacacaactcaaattACAACGAAAATTACAAGAGGGcttgtgaaattattttaaacaaaattttttaatttattttttaaggataaaattatattttattttgaggatataattttatttttagaataaacaaaattattttttattttttaatggtaaatttattttttaaggataaaattatattttatttttagcaaaaattttttaattttatttttaggataaacaaaatttaaatttaaatttttaattttataataaatttttataatatataaatttataattaataatgttaagataaataaaattatttaattttatttttataataaatataaatttttatatttaaaaattgagATGCTAGATATTATTAAATTCAATATAAATAATCCCTTCGCAGGGCTTCTCGCTCGGCTGAAGGGTTGCCGGCTGTTAAAGGGTTCGCCGGCTGTTTGCCGGCTGTTAAAGGGTTCGCCGGCTGTTAAAGGGTTCGTGAACGGCTCTTCCGCCGAACACTCTTTCAGTCGTCTGATCGCATTCTTCCTTCTAATGGCGACGTGCAATCCACTGTTTTTGGCGATCTATGCCACGATTGTTGCTGGTATTATCTTCTGTACTTTTGTGATTCTCTCCTCGGTCTATACTTCCTCACCTGCAGCCGGCGCCGGCGATGGAGGAAACGAAAAATACTTCCCGTCGCCGAAAGGTATCCGGtcaaattcttcttctttttcttcttcaatcAGTCTTATTGTTTCGATGCTGTGTATCTTTGTTCCGCAAGATTAGGATAGTCTTGGTTCTGCTCTCATAGATTTGTTCCGCAATACCGAAGATGAAAGTCTGTAGGGCATGTAATATGTTAGTAAAAGGTCGTTTAGTTATTTCTACCTTTTCTGTAATAAATACTGTTGAAATACAAGCATAGATTTCTGCGAACCCATGAATGGATCTTCAGTGGCTTGATTGAATACATACTCAATAAGAAATCACGTCCCCTGAAATGTCTCT includes the following:
- the LOC135671023 gene encoding arabinosyltransferase XEG113-like isoform X1, which gives rise to MNVIFIQINTMLHGLSEEEFGPQIHFREYSFLQNTSVPKHVKESLLNVQLCDAHSKGCNISDGTTSRGFIQFPRNSTEQMYMQVFSQYKDIKVLHFSSMANAFQGFNDEAREVKFRNRMKRYVGMWCCVENRDPGHIYYDIYWDEKPEWKPEPPRTSQDDHPPWD
- the LOC135671023 gene encoding arabinosyltransferase XEG113-like isoform X2; this encodes MLHGLSEEEFGPQIHFREYSFLQNTSVPKHVKESLLNVQLCDAHSKGCNISDGTTSRGFIQFPRNSTEQMYMQVFSQYKDIKVLHFSSMANAFQGFNDEAREVKFRNRMKRYVGMWCCVENRDPGHIYYDIYWDEKPEWKPEPPRTSQDDHPPWD